The following are from one region of the Desertibacillus haloalkaliphilus genome:
- a CDS encoding helix-turn-helix domain-containing protein yields MTVFIESAQLNEMNSCENLANNDKEKQAVKLVLLQSVKEVYGDMWNRLQTGTKKAIDFMCWFSSEKGYVFASQEYIANRYGISDRTIRRVIEKLHKNGVIEIAYRRNPNGNSKGKPMYFFTTHEYYMSDWHKLFTDDQEHVQKENSEKPVVTRDQGSKKVSTNLLPKSIINNHLNVFTSFIKYVPKSLQRFKKIFGESLRVLWQRVHRAYKKFVKSHNVNLSKEERESIGLISIQSLITYIKKGQAQSLEEQCRLVFAIASNQFEQLMSHSKAQEMTPEKADTFEAAKENERKNRKKKASKRDKLPKWVTDEEKNDPAEDSQSLQQDKERFDQLMEQLRMRKLAAEKG; encoded by the coding sequence ATGACTGTTTTTATTGAGTCTGCTCAACTAAATGAAATGAATAGCTGTGAAAATCTAGCAAACAATGATAAAGAAAAGCAAGCTGTAAAACTTGTACTCTTACAATCCGTGAAAGAAGTCTATGGAGATATGTGGAACCGTCTACAAACAGGGACAAAGAAAGCGATCGACTTCATGTGTTGGTTCAGTTCAGAAAAAGGCTATGTTTTTGCGAGCCAAGAATATATCGCCAATCGTTACGGTATTAGCGATCGCACAATCCGACGTGTCATCGAAAAGTTGCATAAAAACGGTGTGATCGAAATCGCATACCGAAGAAATCCCAATGGGAACTCAAAAGGAAAGCCCATGTATTTCTTTACAACTCATGAGTATTACATGAGCGATTGGCACAAACTATTTACAGATGACCAAGAACATGTCCAAAAAGAAAATAGCGAAAAACCAGTGGTGACAAGGGATCAAGGCTCAAAAAAAGTTTCTACCAATCTATTACCTAAATCTATTATTAATAATCATTTAAATGTATTCACATCATTTATTAAATACGTTCCAAAGTCATTACAACGCTTTAAGAAGATCTTTGGTGAGAGTTTACGAGTACTTTGGCAGCGAGTTCATCGTGCCTACAAAAAGTTTGTGAAGTCTCATAACGTAAACCTTTCAAAAGAAGAAAGAGAATCTATTGGTTTAATATCTATTCAATCCTTAATAACCTACATAAAAAAAGGACAAGCACAGTCCCTGGAAGAACAATGCCGCCTTGTTTTTGCAATTGCAAGTAACCAATTTGAGCAGTTGATGTCTCATTCAAAAGCGCAGGAAATGACACCAGAAAAGGCCGATACATTTGAAGCTGCAAAAGAAAACGAACGCAAAAATCGCAAGAAAAAAGCGTCAAAGCGTGACAAGCTACCTAAATGGGTGACAGATGAGGAGAAGAATGACCCAGCCGAGGACAGTCAGTCGTTGCAGCAAGACAAAGAGCGGTTTGATCAGCTGATGGAGCAGTTACGAATGCGAAAACTAGCAGCGGAGAAGGGGTAA
- a CDS encoding fumarylacetoacetate hydrolase family protein — translation MKIIRFEQKHSNKTILAAVTEDSKVFTLPYSTLLEVIEEAKSKSITTVELITELIKDSLPIDEKLEELDLLVPIEAPEVWASGVTYQKSKEARNFEATNGKLDATTFYDKVYDAERPEIFLKSTKERTVGPNQDLFLRSDSDWQIPEPELGLVLNGEGEIIGYTVGNDMSCRDIEGENPLYLPQAKVWARSCSIGPAILLSEKVKDPYNFEIICRIYRNEELQFEGTANTGQLKRGFEELAGFLKRDNILFPGTVLLTGTCIVPPNEFTLADNDRIEIEISGIGVLKNVVKTQVAKLAN, via the coding sequence ATGAAAATTATACGATTTGAACAGAAACATTCTAATAAGACAATTCTTGCGGCAGTTACCGAGGACAGTAAAGTCTTTACTCTTCCTTATAGTACTTTACTAGAAGTGATAGAGGAAGCAAAAAGTAAAAGTATAACGACGGTTGAACTAATCACTGAGTTGATTAAAGATAGTTTACCTATAGATGAAAAATTAGAAGAGTTAGATCTTCTGGTTCCAATTGAGGCTCCAGAAGTTTGGGCGTCAGGTGTAACGTATCAAAAGAGTAAGGAAGCTCGAAATTTTGAGGCAACAAATGGAAAACTTGATGCTACAACTTTTTATGATAAAGTTTATGATGCAGAAAGACCGGAGATATTTTTAAAGTCAACAAAAGAACGAACAGTTGGCCCAAATCAAGACCTTTTCTTACGCAGTGATTCCGATTGGCAAATTCCTGAGCCAGAATTAGGACTTGTCCTAAATGGTGAAGGTGAAATTATTGGATATACAGTTGGTAATGATATGAGTTGCAGAGATATTGAGGGGGAAAATCCACTTTATTTACCACAAGCAAAAGTATGGGCTCGCTCTTGCTCGATTGGTCCAGCTATTCTTCTTTCAGAAAAAGTGAAAGATCCTTATAATTTTGAAATTATATGTAGAATTTATCGTAATGAAGAATTACAGTTTGAAGGAACAGCAAACACAGGACAATTAAAGCGTGGTTTTGAGGAGTTAGCAGGGTTTTTAAAGAGAGATAACATTCTTTTCCCTGGAACTGTTCTACTAACAGGAACGTGCATCGTCCCTCCAAATGAGTTTACACTAGCTGATAATGACCGAATTGAAATCGAGATTTCTGGTATTGGTGTACTAAAAAATGTTGTTAAAACTCAAGTTGCAAAATTGGCAAACTAA
- the gucD gene encoding alpha-ketoglutaric semialdehyde dehydrogenase GucD, which produces MSTKTDVKTFFNFINGSWVEGSSSEVKGSINPANKNEVVGNVQMSTIEDLNNAVDAASEAKQAWKGLSGAERGNYLFKVADILESRLDDIAETMTREMGKTFPEAKGETARGVAILRYYAGEGMRKVGDVIPSTDSDALMFTSRAPLGVVGVITPWNFPVAIPIWKMAPALIYGNTVIIKPAQEAAVTAAKVMECFAEANLPNGVVNMVTGSGSVIGQGIIDHPEINGITFTGSDQVGKQVGQGALARGAKYQLEMGGKNPVIVAEDADLDLAVEATISGGLRSTGQKCTATSRVIVHNDVYEEFKEKLVAKVKEIKVGNGLEEGVWMGPCASESQLNTVLSYIEKGKEEGAQLLVGGNRYVEGECSNGFYVEPTVFDAVDNQMTIAQEEIFGPVLALIKAESNEEAIQLANDVKFGLSASIFTTNIQKMLDFIDDMDAGLVRVNSESAGVELQAPFGGMKQSSSHSREQGQAAIEFFTSIKTVFVKG; this is translated from the coding sequence ATGTCAACAAAAACAGACGTTAAAACATTTTTTAACTTTATAAACGGTTCATGGGTAGAGGGTTCTAGTTCTGAAGTGAAGGGAAGTATTAACCCAGCAAATAAAAATGAAGTAGTGGGTAATGTACAAATGTCTACTATTGAAGATTTAAACAATGCTGTAGATGCTGCTAGTGAAGCAAAGCAAGCATGGAAGGGACTTTCAGGAGCAGAAAGAGGTAACTACTTATTTAAAGTAGCTGATATTCTAGAGTCTCGCCTTGACGATATTGCTGAAACAATGACTCGTGAAATGGGAAAAACATTTCCTGAAGCAAAAGGTGAAACAGCTCGTGGTGTAGCGATATTACGTTATTATGCTGGGGAAGGGATGAGAAAGGTAGGGGATGTCATCCCATCAACTGATTCAGATGCACTGATGTTCACATCACGTGCTCCACTAGGCGTAGTCGGTGTTATTACACCATGGAACTTCCCAGTTGCTATTCCAATTTGGAAAATGGCACCTGCACTTATTTATGGAAACACTGTTATTATTAAACCAGCACAAGAAGCTGCTGTAACAGCTGCAAAAGTAATGGAATGCTTTGCGGAAGCAAACTTACCAAATGGTGTGGTAAACATGGTTACAGGATCAGGTTCTGTTATTGGTCAAGGTATTATAGATCATCCAGAAATTAATGGAATTACATTTACTGGATCAGATCAAGTTGGAAAACAAGTAGGTCAAGGTGCATTAGCTCGTGGAGCAAAGTATCAACTTGAAATGGGTGGTAAAAATCCTGTCATTGTTGCGGAAGATGCTGACCTAGATCTAGCGGTAGAAGCAACAATCAGTGGCGGACTTCGTTCAACTGGACAAAAATGTACAGCAACAAGTCGTGTGATTGTTCACAATGATGTATATGAAGAATTCAAAGAAAAACTTGTTGCTAAAGTAAAGGAAATCAAAGTTGGTAATGGGTTAGAAGAAGGTGTATGGATGGGACCTTGTGCAAGCGAAAGTCAGCTGAACACTGTTTTATCCTATATTGAAAAAGGAAAAGAAGAAGGTGCCCAGTTGCTAGTTGGTGGAAACCGTTATGTTGAAGGTGAATGCTCAAACGGATTCTATGTTGAACCAACAGTATTTGATGCTGTGGATAATCAAATGACAATTGCTCAAGAAGAAATATTCGGACCTGTTCTTGCGTTAATTAAAGCAGAGTCAAATGAGGAAGCTATTCAACTTGCTAACGACGTCAAGTTTGGATTGAGTGCATCTATCTTTACAACAAACATTCAAAAAATGCTTGATTTCATCGATGATATGGATGCAGGTCTTGTTCGTGTGAACTCAGAAAGTGCAGGGGTAGAGTTACAAGCGCCATTTGGAGGAATGAAACAATCAAGTTCTCACTCAAGAGAGCAAGGACAAGCGGCAATTGAATTCTTCACATCAATAAAAACAGTTTTTGTTAAAGGATAA
- a CDS encoding ABC transporter ATP-binding protein — translation MLNVDNIHTYYGESHILQGVSLEVKKGQMSVLLGKNGMGKTTTIRSILGFNPPRTGTVTLDQQEIQTNTSYQNSKLGVGIVPQGRRIFPNLSVKENLTVTARPSEHSDWTLEKIYDLFPRLKERSKSMGGNLSGGEQQMLSIGRALMTNPKLLLLDEPSEGLSPLMVSEVIQIIERLKQEGLSMLMVEQNLSMALRLADHVYILNKGEIVFAGTPEEVHQDEAVRTEYLALSS, via the coding sequence ATGTTAAACGTCGATAACATTCATACGTATTACGGAGAAAGTCATATCTTGCAAGGTGTGTCTCTCGAGGTGAAAAAAGGCCAAATGTCAGTACTTCTCGGGAAGAACGGGATGGGGAAAACAACGACGATTCGTTCGATTCTCGGGTTCAATCCACCACGAACAGGTACAGTGACATTAGATCAACAAGAAATTCAAACAAATACGAGCTATCAAAATTCAAAACTAGGTGTAGGTATTGTCCCTCAAGGCAGGCGGATTTTTCCGAACTTATCTGTAAAGGAAAATCTAACGGTAACTGCAAGGCCAAGTGAGCATAGTGACTGGACGTTAGAAAAAATCTATGATTTATTTCCACGCCTAAAAGAGCGATCAAAATCAATGGGCGGAAATTTAAGTGGAGGAGAGCAGCAAATGCTTTCAATCGGGCGCGCTTTGATGACAAACCCGAAATTATTACTCCTTGATGAACCTTCGGAAGGGTTATCACCACTCATGGTTTCAGAAGTCATCCAAATTATTGAACGACTCAAGCAAGAAGGTCTTTCAATGTTAATGGTCGAACAGAACTTATCCATGGCCTTACGATTAGCAGACCATGTTTACATTTTAAATAAAGGTGAAATTGTCTTCGCTGGCACACCAGAAGAAGTCCACCAAGATGAAGCTGTACGAACTGAATACTTAGCATTGAGCTCATAA
- a CDS encoding fumarylacetoacetate hydrolase family protein: MKFLTFKKGGFLKLGIKTDLGVLDIEKAGASFQTELPTKIEDVINKKATSLEDLDAVKKQALESKNCELFLEEEEFTFGPAVTKPGKIICVGLNYKKHALESNMPLPEYPILFNKFDNTISAHNQVINLPFNSTENDYEAELAIVIGKEAKRVSTDEALDYVFGYCNANDLSSRDLQFRTNQWLLGKCCDGFSPLGPYLVTSDEIGDPNQLQIKATVNGEVRQHSNTSDMIFKCNEIISYISDHMTLRPGDVILTGTPEGVALGLPEGERVYLQNGDEVTIEIEKLGTLTNKFKQEV; this comes from the coding sequence ATGAAATTTTTAACTTTTAAAAAAGGTGGCTTTTTGAAGTTAGGTATAAAAACAGATTTAGGTGTTTTAGATATTGAAAAAGCTGGTGCTTCATTTCAAACGGAATTACCAACTAAAATCGAAGATGTCATTAATAAAAAGGCTACATCCCTTGAAGACTTGGATGCTGTAAAGAAACAAGCCTTAGAAAGTAAAAATTGTGAGCTGTTTTTAGAGGAAGAGGAGTTTACTTTCGGTCCAGCTGTGACAAAACCAGGGAAAATCATCTGTGTCGGTCTGAATTATAAGAAACATGCACTAGAGTCTAATATGCCTTTACCTGAATATCCAATCCTATTTAATAAATTTGATAATACGATTTCAGCACATAACCAGGTAATTAATCTACCATTTAACTCAACAGAAAATGACTATGAAGCTGAACTTGCAATTGTAATAGGAAAAGAAGCTAAACGCGTCTCGACAGATGAGGCGTTAGATTATGTATTTGGTTATTGTAATGCCAATGATTTATCTTCACGAGATTTACAATTTCGTACCAATCAATGGTTATTGGGAAAGTGTTGCGATGGATTTAGCCCATTAGGTCCCTATTTAGTAACAAGTGACGAGATCGGGGACCCTAACCAATTACAGATCAAGGCTACTGTAAATGGCGAAGTTCGTCAACATTCTAATACATCAGATATGATTTTTAAGTGTAATGAAATCATTAGCTATATTTCTGATCATATGACGTTAAGACCAGGAGACGTCATTTTAACAGGTACTCCAGAAGGGGTAGCATTAGGCTTACCTGAGGGTGAAAGGGTGTACTTACAAAATGGTGACGAGGTTACCATTGAAATTGAGAAACTAGGTACACTTACAAATAAATTTAAACAAGAAGTGTAA
- a CDS encoding IclR family transcriptional regulator produces the protein MPIIQSVDRALKILELFNEHETELKITDISERLHLHKSTVHSLLKTLQSHRYIEQNHESGKYRLGMKLFERGNFVLQTMDVGNLAKPHLHTISKETRQTVHLVILDGKEGVYIDKVEGLTSSSLYSRIGRRIPIHCSAVGKALVAYKSKKVLNEILDDYDFIQQTQYTITSNEEFLKELETVRQKGYSQDNQENELGVHCIAIPIRNHTGEVVAAISISSPVMRFNEEEMAKHIEILKREAKALSKKLGHGFE, from the coding sequence GTGCCAATTATTCAATCTGTAGACCGAGCATTAAAAATTCTAGAATTATTTAATGAACATGAAACAGAATTAAAGATTACAGATATAAGTGAACGTTTACATCTTCATAAAAGTACTGTTCACTCTTTATTGAAAACGCTTCAATCCCACCGGTACATAGAGCAAAATCATGAAAGCGGTAAATATCGTTTAGGGATGAAGTTATTTGAACGTGGGAATTTTGTCTTGCAGACAATGGATGTTGGCAATCTAGCGAAACCTCATTTGCACACTATTTCAAAAGAAACTAGACAAACTGTTCATCTCGTGATTCTTGATGGTAAAGAAGGCGTCTATATCGATAAAGTTGAAGGACTTACCTCAAGTTCTCTTTATTCAAGAATAGGTCGAAGGATCCCAATTCATTGCAGTGCTGTTGGGAAAGCATTAGTGGCTTATAAATCAAAGAAAGTGTTAAATGAGATCTTAGATGACTATGATTTTATTCAACAAACACAGTATACGATTACATCGAATGAAGAGTTTTTAAAAGAATTAGAAACTGTTCGTCAAAAGGGATATTCTCAAGATAATCAGGAAAATGAGCTTGGGGTTCACTGCATAGCAATTCCGATTCGTAATCATACGGGTGAAGTTGTAGCGGCAATAAGTATTTCAAGTCCAGTGATGCGATTTAATGAAGAAGAGATGGCAAAGCATATTGAGATCCTTAAACGAGAAGCAAAGGCATTATCAAAAAAATTAGGGCATGGATTTGAGTAG
- a CDS encoding ABC transporter ATP-binding protein, translated as MDLGNATSVGGFLNIDKIGKSFGGLKILTDVSFSVSKGERIGIIGPNGAGKTTLFNMIAGEFPPTNGDIYYEGENITKLPNYKRVRKGMARTFQKNNLLNDLTVLDNLLLVLQKKVGLEKVWYKPRTNKRFPGIYDEADRLLETWQLQERRDTVINRLSYGEQRQIEILLGIATEPRVLLLDEPTAGMSNAETSYILNLLNDLPKDLTLLIIEHDMDVLFSLSDRIIVLHNGVVLAEGTPDQIKNDPRVTEVYFGKEEVV; from the coding sequence ATGGATCTAGGTAATGCAACGAGCGTCGGCGGATTTCTGAATATTGATAAAATTGGTAAAAGTTTTGGCGGGTTAAAGATCTTAACAGATGTTTCCTTTTCTGTTTCAAAAGGGGAGAGAATTGGTATTATCGGCCCCAATGGTGCAGGGAAAACAACTTTATTTAATATGATTGCTGGTGAATTCCCACCTACGAACGGGGATATCTATTATGAAGGTGAGAACATTACTAAATTACCGAACTATAAGCGCGTTCGTAAAGGAATGGCACGAACTTTCCAGAAAAATAACTTACTGAATGACCTAACAGTACTAGATAACCTTTTACTCGTTTTACAAAAGAAAGTAGGGTTAGAAAAGGTTTGGTATAAACCGCGAACGAATAAGCGTTTTCCGGGTATCTATGACGAAGCCGATCGCTTGCTTGAAACATGGCAGCTTCAAGAACGCCGTGATACGGTCATCAATCGATTGTCATATGGCGAACAGCGACAGATTGAGATATTACTTGGGATCGCAACTGAGCCAAGAGTTTTGTTACTCGATGAGCCGACAGCCGGTATGTCCAATGCCGAAACCTCGTATATTTTAAATTTGTTAAATGACCTACCAAAGGACTTAACGTTATTAATCATTGAACATGACATGGATGTCCTCTTTAGTTTATCGGATCGCATCATCGTCCTCCACAATGGCGTTGTACTCGCAGAGGGAACCCCAGATCAAATTAAGAACGACCCAAGAGTGACGGAAGTATACTTTGGCAAGGAGGAGGTGGTCTAA
- a CDS encoding NAD(P)H-dependent flavin oxidoreductase, whose protein sequence is MKTRVTDIFGIEYPIVQGGLAYLAYAELAAAVSNAGGLGQITAATLGTPDKLREEIRKVRTLTNKPFGVNFAIARHDGRYKELLEVAIEEKVPAISVTGANPKPVFERLEGEDIRTLVLVAGVRQAVKAEELGADAVMAVGQEGGGHLGRDDIGTMVLIPRVVDSVSIPVLASGGIGDGRGLLAGLSLGAEGIEMGTRFIATKECVDAHEAYKKAILESKETDTVIIKRTLGAPGRVLNSDYAQTIIEKEKKGATYEDLKDYISGQSNCRYIYDGDEHEGFGWAGQVIGLIDEVPTVQELFDDMISTAKQGQKRFSQIFD, encoded by the coding sequence ATGAAAACAAGGGTGACAGATATCTTTGGTATTGAATATCCAATCGTTCAAGGCGGCCTTGCCTATTTAGCTTATGCAGAACTTGCAGCGGCTGTATCAAATGCGGGTGGACTAGGGCAAATCACTGCCGCAACGTTAGGGACACCTGACAAGCTTCGTGAGGAAATACGCAAGGTCCGGACACTAACAAATAAACCGTTCGGGGTCAATTTTGCGATTGCTAGACATGACGGACGTTATAAGGAACTGCTTGAAGTTGCGATTGAAGAAAAAGTACCAGCGATCTCCGTGACCGGTGCGAATCCAAAACCAGTGTTTGAACGATTAGAAGGAGAGGATATTCGCACACTCGTGCTCGTTGCTGGCGTACGCCAAGCCGTCAAGGCGGAAGAACTGGGTGCGGATGCGGTGATGGCAGTTGGCCAAGAAGGTGGCGGGCACTTAGGTCGTGACGATATCGGAACGATGGTATTGATCCCACGGGTAGTTGATTCAGTTTCCATTCCTGTTCTAGCCAGTGGTGGGATTGGTGATGGACGAGGTTTATTAGCAGGGCTCTCTCTTGGAGCTGAGGGAATTGAAATGGGTACACGCTTTATTGCCACAAAAGAGTGCGTAGACGCCCATGAAGCCTATAAAAAAGCGATCCTTGAGTCAAAAGAGACGGATACCGTTATTATTAAGAGAACGTTAGGGGCCCCAGGACGCGTCCTCAACAGTGATTATGCGCAGACGATCATCGAGAAAGAGAAAAAGGGCGCGACTTACGAAGATCTTAAAGACTATATTAGCGGACAATCAAACTGTCGTTACATTTACGATGGCGATGAACACGAAGGTTTCGGTTGGGCTGGGCAAGTCATCGGACTCATCGATGAAGTCCCGACCGTTCAGGAATTATTTGATGACATGATTTCGACAGCAAAACAAGGGCAAAAGCGATTTTCGCAAATATTTGACTAA